The following are from one region of the Paenibacillus protaetiae genome:
- a CDS encoding S-layer homology domain-containing protein, producing MKKKLLPLLLTLALLIGLLPSIGALQTVSAADTTAPSGGNYFNFPNEQYSASNARITTNQRVTLNGTINNVVGNSVSYSVYNITLNGSTEKVVNKIENQDDNITLNSNAITVTNLELFPGLNKITFKGTQGTSSVTESIYIEYRNSPMLYDLQATIRGSVYNILEDQTTVIQSALSQGKTKEDIAITGKAPNATKVAVTVNGRSYEYSVASSSDYSFTASPISVNAGKNVITIKVYNNSQVVETTREIAFYNGTVSFFDLQLTHDSDGVSVDNGGELSTTTNGSSLFLSGKAIIPIQNDGTKFKPDVTDMANIAAQFAYIPYGNTSVPFTAANITSIEPSVTDITTTTKFITVNFKLDLGASSGYSYDTAYKFQLQGYNVNEAQSQMSDSKTFYLRDNTKAYIYDVNYLSGYTSSMADNALQLEALEGTDIEGASIYSLPMGVEVLIGNYSSLGDYTNLIQMVNADGSANGNVTTKQAVHTQVVSRNVNGVQQSFLRVFLEISKLPTTGTQTLYFKLKNSTAVKSAQITLLYGPFVKYTDMYDGMSIDFDTTMAPDKGGITYMMGQLGNFAGQFQNVANPAELVYTNTGAPAKPQTVFFYVNNVEIPLKPDGTDNSKFSIDTTDANVLGTVFGLLNLTGENSFKIVFRTGKNNFESTVKVTIVPTNLPLIPAPNTDGIYPYSESRKAPLANDPNFKRQATIFTTKEASMNVYGTFDFIDLGSNYSTVSGRITDLGGSINNYILNVSSPDLVDTITWTLSNEFTLTSKGNPISGDNTVNKGLAVSGIEVFYDVDGQYFYFILKNQQLPKDGSSMVYNFTVFNSGEAGPRATNRLEVDPVAIPYTILSPVTEERKLNQNFVDVIISSPGADSILINGIEAQKVTYLDYSQDSVTPVPIEAYKVRVSNLKPNKVSPISLVITSATDKMTDQFNVDYEPANIPGAQFAQVMASSHKVFDGMLNLKFAKNSKLVRSDYNSTANNQTQVYSGNEILFGIANPTDGVLNRYEYRTQPADYWSENSIGKYYLDEFFTDRFIKASPLFWIDAGQADDDSTKAYDPITYGLNPYTYPVVQGDSDQQFFKRYDNGRELIPTAPGELTLSYDSSIAQSAGTVVTVFRYDPYNNIWENIGGVVDEKKHTIDVPFTKFGYYVVGKLTYGFNDINDHPYAREAMEAIYAKGLMNATDPTGIFGADQYVTRGEFARMIVRALDLPLNYEGTKHFIDVPVDSIINPNALYDYRYIETAARAGFVRGTRPETFEPKSNLTRQDAAVILAKALNLKLETDATKAKASLAKVFKDAGNANYYAVPSIVAIQKKGFIQGSLIDPSNPKGGSVFEPTAKLLRSDAAIIIGKVMADMKKLPKIYAN from the coding sequence TTGAAGAAGAAGCTATTACCGCTTTTACTGACGCTCGCGCTTCTGATAGGGCTATTGCCTTCTATCGGCGCTCTGCAGACCGTTTCTGCAGCGGACACGACTGCTCCATCTGGCGGAAACTACTTCAATTTTCCGAATGAACAATATTCGGCGAGCAATGCGAGAATTACAACGAACCAAAGAGTAACGCTGAACGGTACGATCAACAATGTGGTTGGGAACTCGGTCAGCTACAGTGTATATAATATTACGCTGAACGGCTCCACAGAAAAGGTCGTCAACAAAATCGAGAACCAGGACGATAACATTACGCTGAACAGCAACGCCATTACAGTGACGAATTTGGAGCTGTTCCCCGGCTTGAACAAAATTACGTTCAAAGGCACGCAAGGCACTTCGAGCGTAACCGAATCGATTTATATCGAATACCGCAACAGCCCGATGCTGTACGATTTGCAGGCGACGATCCGCGGCTCGGTGTATAACATTCTGGAAGACCAAACGACGGTCATCCAGTCTGCTTTGTCCCAAGGCAAAACGAAAGAAGATATCGCGATTACCGGTAAAGCGCCGAATGCAACCAAGGTTGCGGTTACGGTTAACGGACGCAGCTATGAATATTCGGTTGCAAGCTCCAGCGACTACTCGTTTACTGCGTCGCCGATTAGCGTGAACGCCGGCAAAAACGTCATTACAATCAAAGTGTACAACAACAGCCAAGTGGTAGAGACGACACGCGAGATTGCCTTTTATAACGGGACGGTAAGCTTCTTTGACCTGCAGCTGACGCATGACAGTGACGGAGTGTCCGTCGATAACGGCGGTGAACTGTCAACGACAACAAACGGCAGCTCGCTGTTCCTTTCCGGCAAAGCTATTATTCCGATCCAGAATGACGGGACCAAGTTCAAGCCGGATGTAACCGATATGGCCAATATCGCCGCCCAGTTTGCATATATCCCGTACGGCAACACATCAGTACCGTTTACTGCCGCCAACATTACGTCCATTGAACCTAGTGTTACGGATATTACGACTACGACCAAGTTTATTACGGTTAATTTCAAGCTCGATTTGGGAGCTTCCAGCGGCTACAGCTACGATACGGCCTACAAGTTCCAGCTTCAGGGCTATAACGTAAACGAGGCGCAATCGCAAATGTCGGACAGCAAAACATTCTATTTGCGCGATAACACGAAAGCGTACATCTATGACGTTAACTATTTGAGCGGCTATACGTCCTCCATGGCTGACAATGCGCTTCAGCTCGAAGCATTGGAAGGCACGGACATTGAAGGCGCCAGCATCTACTCGCTGCCAATGGGCGTAGAGGTGCTGATCGGCAACTACTCGTCGCTTGGCGATTATACGAACCTGATTCAAATGGTGAATGCTGACGGCTCGGCGAACGGAAACGTTACAACGAAGCAAGCGGTCCATACCCAAGTGGTCAGCCGCAACGTAAACGGCGTGCAGCAATCGTTCCTGCGCGTATTCCTGGAAATCAGCAAGCTGCCGACAACGGGAACGCAAACGCTCTATTTTAAATTAAAAAATTCTACGGCAGTGAAAAGCGCTCAAATTACGCTGCTTTACGGACCGTTCGTGAAATATACGGATATGTACGACGGCATGAGCATTGACTTTGATACGACGATGGCGCCGGATAAAGGCGGCATCACGTATATGATGGGACAGCTCGGCAACTTTGCCGGCCAGTTCCAGAACGTGGCCAATCCGGCTGAGCTGGTGTACACGAACACTGGAGCTCCTGCGAAGCCGCAAACGGTATTTTTCTATGTCAACAACGTTGAAATTCCGCTCAAACCCGACGGTACCGACAACAGCAAATTCAGTATTGATACAACGGACGCCAATGTGCTTGGCACCGTGTTTGGCTTGCTTAACCTGACGGGCGAGAATTCGTTTAAGATCGTATTCCGCACAGGCAAAAACAATTTCGAAAGCACGGTAAAAGTAACGATCGTTCCAACGAACCTGCCGCTTATTCCGGCTCCAAATACCGACGGCATCTATCCGTACAGCGAAAGCCGCAAAGCGCCGCTGGCAAACGATCCGAACTTTAAACGGCAAGCTACCATTTTTACAACCAAAGAAGCCAGCATGAACGTATACGGCACCTTTGATTTTATTGATTTGGGCTCCAATTACAGCACGGTCAGCGGCCGAATTACAGATTTGGGCGGCTCCATTAACAATTACATCCTGAATGTTTCGTCTCCTGATCTGGTCGATACGATAACTTGGACGTTAAGCAACGAGTTTACGCTGACCTCCAAAGGCAACCCGATCTCAGGCGATAATACAGTGAATAAAGGACTTGCCGTTAGCGGAATTGAGGTCTTCTACGATGTAGACGGCCAATACTTCTACTTTATTTTGAAAAATCAGCAGCTTCCGAAAGACGGCAGCTCGATGGTATACAACTTTACCGTATTTAACAGCGGCGAAGCCGGCCCGAGAGCAACCAACCGCCTGGAAGTGGATCCGGTAGCCATTCCGTACACGATTTTGTCTCCGGTAACGGAAGAACGCAAGCTGAACCAGAACTTTGTAGATGTTATTATTTCTTCGCCTGGCGCCGATTCGATTCTCATTAATGGCATCGAGGCGCAAAAAGTAACCTATCTCGACTATTCGCAAGATTCGGTTACGCCGGTGCCGATCGAAGCGTACAAAGTACGCGTATCGAATTTGAAGCCAAACAAGGTGAGCCCGATATCGCTTGTAATTACGAGCGCTACGGATAAAATGACCGATCAGTTTAATGTCGATTACGAGCCGGCGAACATTCCGGGCGCACAATTCGCGCAAGTGATGGCAAGCTCCCATAAAGTGTTTGACGGCATGCTTAATTTGAAGTTTGCGAAAAACTCCAAGCTGGTTCGCTCGGATTACAACAGCACAGCCAACAATCAGACGCAAGTTTACAGCGGCAATGAAATTTTGTTTGGCATAGCTAACCCGACGGACGGCGTTCTGAACCGTTATGAGTACCGGACGCAGCCTGCCGATTATTGGTCGGAGAACAGCATTGGCAAATACTATTTGGATGAATTTTTTACAGACCGCTTTATTAAAGCGAGCCCGCTGTTCTGGATTGACGCCGGACAAGCGGATGATGACAGCACCAAAGCGTACGACCCGATTACATACGGGCTCAACCCGTATACGTATCCGGTTGTGCAAGGCGATTCCGATCAGCAGTTCTTCAAGCGTTATGACAACGGCAGAGAACTGATCCCTACTGCGCCGGGCGAACTGACGCTTTCGTACGATTCGAGCATTGCGCAAAGCGCAGGAACCGTCGTTACGGTATTCCGCTATGACCCTTATAATAATATTTGGGAAAACATCGGCGGTGTTGTGGATGAGAAGAAGCATACAATCGATGTGCCGTTTACGAAGTTTGGCTATTATGTGGTAGGCAAGTTAACCTACGGATTTAACGATATCAACGATCATCCGTATGCCCGTGAAGCGATGGAAGCCATTTATGCCAAAGGTTTGATGAATGCAACCGACCCTACAGGCATTTTTGGCGCGGATCAATATGTCACTCGTGGCGAATTTGCCCGCATGATAGTCCGGGCGCTTGACCTGCCGCTGAATTATGAAGGCACGAAGCACTTTATCGACGTGCCGGTCGACAGCATCATTAATCCAAATGCGCTGTATGACTACAGATACATCGAGACGGCGGCCAGAGCCGGTTTTGTAAGGGGGACGCGCCCTGAAACCTTCGAGCCAAAGTCGAACTTGACGCGCCAAGACGCCGCCGTTATACTTGCAAAGGCGCTTAACCTGAAGCTGGAGACAGACGCTACCAAAGCGAAAGCATCTCTTGCTAAAGTGTTCAAAGACGCGGGCAATGCCAACTATTACGCTGTTCCATCGATCGTAGCGATTCAGAAGAAAGGCTTTATCCAAGGATCGCTGATTGACCCTAGCAATCCTAAAGGCGGTTCGGTGTTTGAACCGACTGCGAAGCTGCTCCGCAGTGACGCGGCTATCATTATCGGCAAAGTAATGGCTGATATGAAAAAGCTGCCGAAGATATACGCAAACTGA
- a CDS encoding S-layer homology domain-containing protein → MRETSNNLQQQNSQQPKQFRGGEKKVMKKKIASAAIAASMIIPMAVPAFAATTTPSDVVGTPVQSAVEELTALGIINGYTDGTFKPENSITRAELAKIIVVATGNEASAKLMQNVAPTFKDVKANEWYTGYINVAAAKGFIQGYNGEYRPGDTVKFEEVAAILVRALGYKEANLGGQWPYNYIIAGQDAGLFGDLTVATGTSANRGVVAQMASNALNAWLVSYDKDGALIEPGTEGSKKLISKLGATEDATLLTDSVDDQDQIVLSTGPADVDDNFIVTGGESLTDLLGHTVTVLKKNGKVVSITDATSSSNIVTGKLTAAQADILDADTVLVTNSAGTKLTLNADADLHLYVNNTEVDSTNDDLAKDQNVVVILNNKKVQAVLAVNTLSNLVVDDVEEYDDYLLVNTKSGDSYQVNKNTIVTLNGKAAKASDLKENDIISVVANGDDADQAVTLTATRNSVTGDLDGHEEVVKGATHTHYYTVNGKDYKYVGAAASLDDSNVDSEYTFYLNANGEVAYFEAVNAADSSAFGVVYSVETGSFVVDGQAQATNKKVVYYSFADQKKVTAYTTAAKAGDLAEGTLTEIFFDEDGLVDFDGPNNNKTPKVLDIASTSETVSSVSASSLKTEEKGSYTLNSNTAYYFVKYGTDGKVSSVSAATADDLTKGDVVSVQQNKGTASYVLITENKDAAEDLAQVQGLFVGTSTKKVGDTTHFYVKLAVNGTVTSYEVTEALYDVLTDDTTGAEVNEVITLPAGSGVYDVATSPAVPVISSLAALNGVVVDRNNNQITDTNGTTTVTTDDVVYLVNSATQYYVIDADGNYSKSTLTKVQELSKKTADYDTVVVKTGETAGSSEYAGVVIVVAK, encoded by the coding sequence ATGAGAGAAACGAGCAACAATTTACAGCAACAAAACTCTCAACAACCGAAGCAATTTAGAGGAGGAGAAAAAAAGGTTATGAAGAAAAAAATAGCTTCCGCTGCAATTGCGGCTTCCATGATCATTCCAATGGCGGTTCCTGCATTTGCTGCTACAACAACGCCTTCTGACGTTGTTGGTACACCTGTTCAATCCGCAGTAGAAGAGCTTACAGCTCTGGGCATTATCAATGGTTATACCGATGGAACTTTCAAACCTGAAAATTCCATTACTCGTGCAGAACTTGCGAAAATCATCGTTGTTGCAACTGGCAACGAAGCTTCCGCTAAGCTGATGCAAAACGTAGCTCCAACGTTCAAAGACGTAAAAGCTAACGAGTGGTACACTGGCTACATCAATGTAGCTGCTGCTAAAGGCTTTATCCAAGGTTACAACGGTGAGTACCGTCCTGGCGACACTGTTAAATTCGAAGAAGTAGCTGCAATCCTGGTTCGCGCTTTGGGTTACAAAGAAGCTAACCTGGGCGGCCAATGGCCATACAACTACATCATCGCTGGTCAAGACGCTGGCCTGTTCGGCGACCTTACGGTTGCAACTGGCACTTCGGCTAACCGCGGCGTAGTTGCTCAAATGGCTTCCAACGCTCTGAACGCTTGGCTCGTATCGTACGACAAAGACGGCGCATTGATCGAACCAGGAACCGAAGGTTCCAAAAAATTGATTTCGAAACTTGGCGCAACTGAAGATGCTACTTTGTTGACTGATTCCGTTGATGATCAAGATCAAATCGTTCTGAGCACTGGTCCTGCTGATGTTGACGACAACTTTATCGTAACTGGCGGCGAAAGCCTGACTGACCTGCTTGGTCACACTGTAACTGTTCTGAAGAAAAACGGTAAAGTGGTTTCCATTACGGATGCTACTTCCAGCTCGAACATTGTTACTGGTAAATTGACTGCAGCTCAAGCTGATATCTTGGACGCTGACACTGTATTGGTAACTAACAGCGCTGGTACTAAACTGACGTTGAATGCAGATGCTGATCTTCACCTGTATGTTAACAACACAGAAGTTGACAGCACTAACGACGATCTGGCTAAGGATCAAAACGTTGTAGTTATTCTGAACAACAAGAAAGTTCAAGCTGTTCTTGCTGTTAACACTCTTTCTAACCTCGTTGTTGACGATGTAGAAGAGTATGACGACTACCTGCTCGTTAATACGAAGTCCGGCGATTCGTACCAAGTAAACAAAAACACAATCGTTACTTTGAACGGCAAAGCTGCTAAAGCTTCTGACCTGAAAGAAAACGACATTATCTCCGTTGTTGCTAATGGCGACGATGCTGATCAAGCTGTAACTCTGACTGCTACTCGTAATTCCGTAACTGGCGATCTGGATGGTCATGAGGAAGTTGTTAAAGGTGCAACTCATACTCATTACTACACAGTTAATGGCAAAGATTACAAATACGTTGGTGCAGCTGCTTCCCTTGATGACAGCAACGTTGACAGCGAGTATACATTCTACCTGAATGCTAACGGCGAAGTTGCTTACTTCGAAGCAGTTAATGCAGCTGATAGCAGCGCATTCGGCGTTGTTTACTCTGTTGAAACTGGCAGCTTCGTAGTAGACGGCCAAGCTCAAGCGACGAACAAAAAAGTAGTTTACTACTCGTTCGCTGATCAAAAGAAAGTAACGGCTTACACAACTGCTGCTAAAGCTGGTGATCTGGCTGAAGGAACACTGACTGAGATCTTCTTTGACGAAGACGGTCTGGTTGACTTCGACGGTCCGAACAACAACAAAACTCCAAAAGTGCTTGATATTGCTAGCACATCGGAAACTGTTTCTTCCGTATCGGCTTCCAGCCTGAAAACAGAAGAAAAAGGTTCTTACACCCTGAACAGCAATACTGCTTACTACTTCGTTAAATACGGTACTGACGGCAAAGTTTCCTCGGTGTCCGCTGCTACTGCAGATGATCTGACGAAGGGTGACGTAGTATCCGTTCAACAAAACAAAGGTACTGCAAGCTATGTACTGATCACTGAAAACAAAGATGCTGCAGAAGATCTGGCACAAGTTCAAGGTCTGTTTGTAGGTACTTCCACGAAGAAAGTTGGCGACACAACTCATTTCTATGTGAAATTGGCTGTGAACGGCACGGTAACTTCGTACGAAGTTACTGAAGCTCTCTACGATGTGCTTACTGATGACACTACTGGCGCAGAAGTTAACGAAGTAATTACACTTCCAGCTGGTTCTGGCGTTTATGATGTAGCTACAAGCCCAGCTGTACCAGTGATTTCTAGCCTCGCGGCTCTGAATGGCGTTGTTGTTGACAGAAATAACAACCAAATCACTGATACTAACGGTACTACTACTGTAACTACTGATGACGTGGTTTACCTTGTAAACTCTGCTACTCAGTACTACGTGATCGATGCTGACGGTAACTACTCGAAATCGACGTTGACTAAAGTACAAGAACTTTCGAAGAAAACTGCTGACTATGACACAGTTGTTGTGAAAACTGGCGAAACTGCTGGTTCCTCGGAATATGCTGGTGTTGTAATCGTAGTTGCGAAGTAA
- a CDS encoding alpha/beta-type small acid-soluble spore protein: MSRSNSNKVVIEGSRAALNQMKYEIAAEFGLTTGYAGGGMDAEFAGELGSVGGGQVNWSNLSTRQAGSVGGEITKRLIAQAEKVLHGL, encoded by the coding sequence ATGAGCCGATCAAATTCGAACAAGGTAGTTATTGAAGGATCCAGAGCAGCGCTTAATCAAATGAAATACGAGATTGCAGCTGAATTTGGCTTAACGACCGGATATGCCGGAGGAGGTATGGATGCTGAATTCGCAGGCGAGCTTGGCTCGGTTGGTGGCGGACAGGTGAACTGGTCCAATTTATCGACACGGCAAGCCGGTTCGGTTGGCGGGGAAATAACAAAACGGCTGATTGCTCAAGCCGAAAAAGTTTTGCACGGTTTATAA
- the metK gene encoding methionine adenosyltransferase, protein MSVKGRHLFTSESVTEGHPDKICDQISDAVLDAFLEVDPYARVACEVSVATGLVLVIGEISSRADYVDISAIARRTIKEIGYTRAKYGFDSTTCAVLTSLNEQSADIAQGVNAALESREGKNIREENPDIGAGDQGLMFGFATNETPELMPMPIALSHRIARRLSEVRKNGTLEYLRPDGKTQVTIEYVDGKPTRVDAIVVSTQHAEEVTLEQIQADVMEHVIKPVVPAEWLDSETKYYINPTGRFVIGGPQGDAGLTGRKIIVDTYGGYARHGGGAFSGKDPTKVDRSAAYAARYVAKNLVAAGLADKVEIQLAYAIGVANPVSINVDTYGTGKVSEEKLVEVIRNNFDLRPAGIIKMLDLRRPIYAKTAAYGHFGRTDIDLPWERVDKAEILRTQALA, encoded by the coding sequence ATGTCGGTCAAAGGTCGTCATTTATTCACATCGGAGTCGGTAACAGAAGGCCATCCGGATAAAATCTGTGACCAAATCTCTGACGCAGTACTTGATGCGTTTCTGGAGGTTGACCCATATGCCCGCGTAGCTTGTGAAGTTTCGGTGGCTACCGGTCTTGTTCTTGTCATTGGTGAAATAAGCAGCCGTGCTGATTATGTTGATATATCGGCAATTGCACGCCGCACAATTAAAGAAATTGGGTATACACGCGCGAAGTATGGTTTTGACTCCACAACTTGCGCAGTTTTAACTTCACTTAACGAGCAATCTGCAGATATTGCACAAGGTGTCAACGCAGCCCTTGAAAGCCGCGAAGGCAAAAACATCCGCGAAGAAAATCCGGATATTGGCGCAGGCGACCAAGGTTTGATGTTTGGTTTTGCAACCAACGAAACGCCTGAGCTTATGCCGATGCCAATCGCATTGTCGCACCGCATTGCCCGCCGTTTGTCTGAGGTTCGCAAGAACGGTACGCTGGAATACCTGCGTCCGGACGGCAAAACGCAAGTGACGATTGAATATGTGGACGGCAAGCCTACCCGTGTAGACGCCATCGTCGTATCGACGCAGCATGCCGAAGAAGTTACGCTGGAGCAAATCCAAGCGGATGTTATGGAGCATGTTATTAAACCCGTTGTACCGGCTGAATGGCTGGACAGCGAAACCAAATATTACATCAACCCGACAGGCCGCTTTGTTATCGGCGGTCCTCAAGGCGATGCAGGTCTTACCGGCCGTAAAATTATTGTCGACACTTATGGCGGCTACGCTCGCCATGGCGGCGGCGCATTTTCCGGCAAGGATCCAACCAAAGTGGACCGTTCCGCCGCTTATGCAGCCCGTTATGTAGCGAAAAACCTCGTAGCGGCAGGCTTGGCGGATAAAGTCGAAATTCAGCTTGCTTACGCGATTGGCGTTGCGAACCCGGTATCGATTAATGTCGATACGTATGGCACCGGCAAAGTATCCGAAGAGAAACTGGTTGAAGTGATCCGCAATAACTTTGACCTCCGTCCTGCAGGTATTATTAAAATGCTTGACCTTCGCCGTCCGATTTATGCAAAAACAGCTGCTTACGGCCACTTTGGCCGTACAGACATCGACCTTCCTTGGGAACGTGTCGACAAAGCGGAAATTCTCCGCACACAAGCCCTTGCGTAA